The nucleotide window AGGTCCCGGCCCAGAAGCCGAAGGCCGCGGCGAACCCCAGGAAATTGCCGAACCCCGCCTGGGCGTAGGCGAAGATGCCGGCATCAAGATCGGGCTTGCGTACCGCCAGGGACTGGAAGACAAAGGCCAGCATCAGCATGCCGCCGCCGGCCACCAGCCAGGCGACGATGGCCCCGAAGGGCCCGGTGGACGCCCCGAAACGGGCCGGCAGCGAGAAGATCCCCGCCCCGACCATGGATCCGACCACCATGGCGGTCAGGGTGCCGCGTGAGAATTTTTCAGTCGATTCCATGCGTTATTCCCCTTTCTATTGGCTTTCGGGAGTCGCTTTTTGGGGAGCCTTGATCACACCCGCCGGATGAGTGACCGGATGCCCCAAAGGCGGTAATTCCCCGGTCACATCTCGCAGCAAATGGGGCGGCCGCTGCCATCGAGCAAGCCCCCGACAACCATCTGGAAAAGATCCGTGCGGTGAAATAACCGTGAAAAATTCCGAATGGTACTGCCAAGAGCCTTCTTGTTTTTCATAGATAGTCGAAATCGTTAAGAAATAAAAATCGTGGGGTTCAAAATCAGTTTGGATATCCGATGCCGAACCTCGTTGTCATTTTTGAGGTTCAGCCCGAACTGCCCTCATGGATTCCACGCCCGCTGCCTAAGGAAAAAACCTCCGGCTGCCCAGAGCCGGTTGTTATTTCAGAGGACTCGCACAACAAGCTGATGGCACCCAATAATATTTTGTACTGGTCGGAATTTCGGAATGCGGTCAGCTTCTCCTGGGTCTGCCATTCCAAAATCAGGATGACCCTGTTTTCATTTTCGCCTTCCTGGAAAAAGCGGTACCCGATACATCCCGAGTCAGGCTGACAAGTGCTGTATCTGAGTGTTTCCAGTGTTTGCAAAAACTCTGTGCGTTTTTTGGGGGAAGTCACCATTTTCAATAGGGCAAATACGGACAAGGACTTTTCCCCTTTCAGTAAACGGATGCCATTCGATCCGGCAAACGGATAATCATCTTCCATGCCAGATCGAGAAGAAAATTCAACCCTTTGATATTATTTGACTAATATGTGATAGGTGGGAGGGGAGCGATCTTAGAGAGGTCGTGATATTTCGCGGATCCGTGAAATATCACGATGAGGGGCTTTTACTGATTCCGAAAAATATTAAGTTTTCGCATGCGGGAACGCAGGGTGCTGGGGTTAATGTTCAATCTGGCGGCCGCTCCCTGCTTGCCGTCGATCTTCCAGCCAACCTTCCCGAGAACCTGCAGAATGTGCGACCGTTCCACCGCCTCAAGACTTTCGCTCGGGGAGGCGGGGGGGGCTGGCAGGGGGGTTTTCATTTCTCCTGCCAGTTGCAAAACGGGTCCATCGGTATTGATAACGGCCCCTTCGATGATGTTTTCCAGCTCCCTGACATTTCCGGGCCAGGGATACTGACGCAAGTTCTC belongs to Desulfobacteraceae bacterium and includes:
- a CDS encoding sigma 54-interacting transcriptional regulator, which translates into the protein SQPLKVDVRIIAATNRDLEEEVRKGRFREDLWYRLHVFPITVPPLRQRQEDIPLLVKAFVRRFNRKIGKEVTKIPPQVMENLRQYPWPGNVRELENIIEGAVINTDGPVLQLAGEMKTPLPAPPASPSESLEAVERSHILQVLGKVGWKIDGKQGAAARLNINPSTLRSRMRKLNIFRNQ
- a CDS encoding antibiotic biosynthesis monooxygenase, translated to MEDDYPFAGSNGIRLLKGEKSLSVFALLKMVTSPKKRTEFLQTLETLRYSTCQPDSGCIGYRFFQEGENENRVILILEWQTQEKLTAFRNSDQYKILLGAISLLCESSEITTGSGQPEVFSLGSGRGIHEGSSG